One part of the Eulemur rufifrons isolate Redbay chromosome 16, OSU_ERuf_1, whole genome shotgun sequence genome encodes these proteins:
- the IL23A gene encoding interleukin-23 subunit alpha: MLGSRAVMLLLLLPWTTQGRAVPGGSSPVWARCQQLSQKLCMLAWSAHPQVGHMDLLREEGDEETTNDVPHIQCGDGCDPQGLRDNSQFCLQRIHQGLIFYEKLLGSDIFTGEPSLLPDGPVGQLHASLLGLSQLLQTEGHHWEPQQTPSPIPSQPWQRLLLRFKILRSLQAFVAVAARVFAHGAATLSP; this comes from the exons ATGCTAGGAAGCAGAGCTGTGATGCTGCTATTGCTGCTGCCCTGGACTACTCAGGGCCGAGCTGTGCCTGGGGGCAGCAGCCCTGTCTGGGCTCGATGCCAGCAGCTCTCACAGAAGCTCTGCATGCTGGCCTGGAGTGCACACCCACAAGTGGGACACATG GATCTACTAAGAGAAGAGGGAGATGAAGAGACTACAAATGATGTTCCCCATATCCAGTGTGGGGATGGTTGTGATCCCCAAGGACTCAGAGACAACAGTCAG TTCTGCTTACAGAGGATCCACCAGGGTCTGATATTTTACGAGAAGCTGCTAGGATCAGATATTTTCACAGGGGAGCCTTCTCTGCTCCCTGATGGCCCTGTAGGCCAGCTTCATGCCTCTCTACTGGGCCTCAGCCAACTCCTACAG ACTGAAGGTCACCACTGGGAGCCTCAGCAGACTCCAAGCCCCATTCCTAGCCAGCCATGGCAGCGCCTCCTTCTCCGCTTCAAGATCCTTCGCAGCCTCCAGGCCTTTGTGGCAGTAGCTGCCCGGGTCTTTGCCCATGGAGCAGCGACCCTGAGTCCCTAA